A DNA window from Actinomadura coerulea contains the following coding sequences:
- the lepB gene encoding signal peptidase I, with translation MRSEAEGAVPEEKEPVDSADETADDSEEDGKRKKKQGSFWKELPVLIVVAVVLALVIKAFAVQAFYIPSGSMENTLQVGDRVLVNKIVYHTRDIARGDVIVFNGLDSWDPEVQVAEPGNPVSKALRAVGTAFGVAPNEKDYIKRVIGIPGDHVKCCDAQGRVTVNGVPLDEKTYLFTDPVTHEQNKPSNDPFDVTVKPGQLWVMGDHRELSYDSRSHRGDPGGGTIPIDRVIGRAFVIVWPLDRLGTLPIPSTFKQPALEKAGAAALPAAPYALGILCTLPFAYLRRRHHYKP, from the coding sequence GTGCGATCCGAAGCCGAGGGCGCGGTGCCCGAAGAGAAGGAGCCCGTGGACTCGGCCGATGAAACGGCCGACGACTCCGAAGAAGACGGCAAGCGAAAGAAGAAGCAGGGCTCCTTCTGGAAAGAGCTTCCCGTCCTCATCGTGGTCGCCGTCGTGCTGGCCCTCGTCATCAAGGCCTTCGCGGTCCAGGCGTTCTACATCCCGTCCGGCTCCATGGAGAACACCCTCCAGGTCGGCGACCGCGTCCTGGTCAACAAGATCGTCTACCACACCCGCGACATCGCCCGCGGTGACGTCATCGTCTTCAACGGCCTCGACTCCTGGGACCCCGAGGTCCAGGTCGCCGAGCCCGGCAATCCCGTCTCCAAGGCGCTGCGCGCCGTCGGCACCGCCTTCGGCGTCGCGCCCAACGAGAAGGACTACATCAAGCGCGTCATCGGCATCCCCGGCGACCACGTCAAGTGCTGCGACGCACAAGGCCGCGTCACCGTCAACGGGGTCCCCCTGGACGAGAAGACCTACCTCTTCACCGACCCGGTCACCCATGAGCAGAACAAGCCCTCCAACGACCCCTTCGACGTCACCGTGAAGCCGGGTCAGCTCTGGGTGATGGGCGACCACCGCGAACTGTCCTACGACTCCCGCTCCCACCGCGGCGACCCGGGCGGCGGCACCATCCCGATCGACCGCGTCATCGGCCGCGCCTTCGTCATCGTCTGGCCCCTGGACCGCCTCGGCACTCTCCCGATCCCGTCCACCTTCAAACAACCCGCCCTGGAGAAGGCCGGCGCCGCCGCCCTCCCCGCGGCCCCTTACGCCTTGGGCATCCTCTGCACCTTGCCCTTCGCGTACCTCAGACGCCGCCACCACTACAAGCCATAA
- the trmD gene encoding tRNA (guanosine(37)-N1)-methyltransferase TrmD — MKLDVITIFPEYFAPLDISLLGKARRAGVLDVRVHDLREWTHDRHRTVDDTPYGGGPGMVMKPDPWGEALDALAPRVPGTPSGTIPSAPGGGLPTPPVLDETSPATSEGASGPVPRLIIPTPSGRPFTQADAVRYAAEPWLIFACGRYEGIDSRVAEEARTRMPVDEVSLGDFVLAGGEVAVLVMVEAIGRLLPGVLGNADSVADDSFAPGAMESLLEGPVYTKPPVWRERPVPDILLSGHHGAIARWRRDEALRRTARHRPELLSRLAPEVLDKHDRAVLHEAGFPVDGEDMAD; from the coding sequence ATGAAACTCGACGTAATCACGATCTTCCCCGAGTACTTCGCCCCGCTGGACATCTCCCTCCTGGGCAAGGCCCGGCGCGCCGGAGTGCTGGACGTCCGCGTCCACGACCTGCGCGAATGGACCCACGACCGGCACCGCACCGTCGACGACACCCCCTACGGCGGCGGTCCCGGCATGGTCATGAAGCCCGACCCCTGGGGTGAGGCTCTCGACGCCCTGGCACCTCGCGTTCCGGGCACTCCGTCCGGGACGATCCCGTCTGCACCCGGCGGGGGCCTTCCCACTCCGCCCGTGCTCGACGAGACGTCCCCGGCCACGTCGGAAGGCGCCTCCGGCCCGGTGCCGCGGCTGATCATTCCGACGCCGAGCGGGCGGCCGTTCACGCAGGCGGACGCGGTGCGGTACGCGGCGGAGCCGTGGTTGATCTTCGCCTGCGGGCGCTACGAGGGCATCGACTCCCGCGTCGCCGAGGAGGCACGCACCCGCATGCCGGTGGACGAGGTCAGCCTCGGCGACTTCGTCCTCGCCGGCGGGGAGGTCGCCGTCCTCGTCATGGTGGAGGCGATCGGCCGCCTGCTGCCCGGCGTCCTCGGCAACGCCGACTCCGTCGCCGACGACTCCTTCGCCCCCGGTGCGATGGAATCGCTCCTGGAAGGCCCCGTCTACACCAAGCCTCCCGTCTGGCGCGAGCGGCCTGTTCCGGACATTCTTCTTTCGGGCCACCATGGCGCGATCGCCCGCTGGCGGCGCGACGAGGCGCTGCGCCGGACGGCCAGGCACCGCCCCGAACTGCTCTCCCGCCTCGCGCCGGAGGTCCTCGACAAGCACGACCGCGCCGTGCTGCACGAGGCTGGTTTTCCGGTTGACGGCGAAGATATGGCAGACTGA
- a CDS encoding tyrosine recombinase XerC, whose protein sequence is MEDAVAEFGRHLRAERDVSPHTLRAYLGDLADFCAYAALAGLTEPSELDVSVLRAWLARQHALGRSRATLARRTAAVRAFTRHLCRRRLLENDPGLLLGTPKRRRDLPTVLTQDDAAHLLDTVDAEGPVGLRDLAVLEVLYGTGVRVSELCGLDVDDLDTGRRTVRVMGKGGRERTVPLGEPAVRAVQDWLRAGRPELATPDSGPALFLGARGGRLHPTSARRIVHTRISEVGQIPDLSPHGLRHSAATHLLEGGADLRSVQEILGHASLQTTQIYTHVSAERLRQVHRQAHPRGTRSD, encoded by the coding sequence ATGGAGGACGCCGTCGCCGAGTTCGGCCGTCACCTGCGCGCCGAGCGGGACGTCTCGCCCCACACCCTGCGGGCCTATCTCGGCGATCTAGCCGACTTCTGCGCCTATGCCGCCCTTGCCGGTCTGACGGAGCCGAGCGAACTGGATGTCTCGGTGCTGCGGGCATGGCTCGCCCGTCAGCATGCGCTCGGCCGCTCCCGGGCGACCCTGGCCCGACGGACGGCCGCAGTCCGCGCGTTCACCCGCCATCTGTGCCGGCGACGGCTTCTTGAGAACGACCCCGGTCTGCTGCTGGGCACACCTAAACGACGGCGCGATCTCCCTACCGTGCTCACCCAGGACGACGCGGCGCATCTCCTGGACACCGTGGACGCCGAAGGCCCCGTGGGACTTCGGGACTTGGCCGTCCTGGAGGTTCTCTACGGCACGGGAGTCCGTGTGAGCGAACTGTGCGGGCTCGACGTCGACGACCTGGACACCGGCCGCCGGACAGTGCGAGTCATGGGTAAGGGCGGGCGTGAGCGCACGGTGCCTCTAGGAGAGCCCGCCGTCCGCGCCGTTCAGGACTGGCTGCGCGCCGGACGCCCGGAACTCGCGACCCCCGACAGCGGCCCCGCCCTCTTCCTCGGGGCACGCGGAGGCCGCCTGCACCCGACCAGCGCCCGGCGGATCGTCCACACGAGGATCTCGGAGGTGGGACAGATCCCCGACCTCAGTCCGCACGGCCTCCGCCACTCCGCCGCCACCCACCTCCTCGAAGGCGGCGCCGATCTGCGCAGCGTCCAAGAGATCCTCGGTCACGCGTCCTTGCAGACGACCCAGATCTACACGCACGTATCGGCCGAACGCCTGAGGCAAGTCCACCGCCAAGCCCACCCCCGAGGCACCCGTTCCGACTAG
- the rimM gene encoding ribosome maturation factor RimM (Essential for efficient processing of 16S rRNA), translating to MSEPLVVGRIGRPHGIRGEVAVDVRTDEPESRFAPGTVIATDPVTAGPLTIERKRWHSGRLLVRFAGVGDRDAAEELRGTWLVVDPGDISTSADPDDFHDQELLGLAVVTTDGTEVGQVADVLHHGQDLLVVRGAGGEKLVPFVAALVPEVDVPGGRLVIDPPPGLLDES from the coding sequence ATGAGCGAACCGCTCGTGGTGGGACGGATCGGACGGCCGCACGGGATTCGCGGTGAGGTCGCCGTCGACGTCCGCACGGACGAGCCGGAGTCCCGGTTCGCCCCGGGCACGGTGATCGCCACCGACCCCGTCACCGCCGGTCCGCTCACCATCGAGCGGAAACGCTGGCATTCGGGACGCCTGCTCGTGCGCTTCGCCGGGGTCGGCGACCGCGACGCCGCGGAGGAACTGCGCGGCACGTGGCTCGTCGTCGACCCCGGTGACATCTCCACGTCCGCCGACCCGGACGACTTCCACGACCAGGAACTGCTCGGACTCGCCGTGGTCACCACGGACGGGACCGAGGTCGGCCAGGTCGCGGACGTCCTGCACCACGGCCAGGATCTTCTGGTCGTGCGCGGGGCCGGGGGCGAGAAGCTGGTCCCCTTCGTGGCCGCGCTCGTCCCCGAGGTGGACGTTCCCGGGGGGCGGCTCGTCATCGATCCGCCCCCCGGACTGCTCGACGAATCATGA
- a CDS encoding murein hydrolase activator EnvC family protein: MTVFSLLLTCMIAIGSPGLDAWRWPLGPPAPRVVRGFSPPAVPWGAGHRGVDLAARPGQAVYAAGPGRVAYADDLAGRGVVTIDHGVLRTTYLPVRPSVRTGRRVMSGTRIGVLDRVMLHCPMTCLHWGLRRGALYLNPLNLVQRQVRLLPLWRQPTATAAPHPAGSTSPQPRMVLRDAATATGGALSGMLLSFALAFAWRRTRLRFRLHRRRQQPPGVINLSQERHLRRAP, translated from the coding sequence ATGACCGTGTTCTCGCTGCTCCTCACGTGCATGATCGCCATCGGGTCGCCCGGCCTGGACGCCTGGCGCTGGCCTTTAGGGCCGCCGGCCCCTCGGGTGGTGCGCGGCTTCTCGCCTCCGGCCGTCCCCTGGGGCGCGGGCCACCGGGGCGTGGACCTCGCGGCGCGTCCGGGGCAGGCCGTCTACGCCGCCGGGCCGGGCCGTGTCGCGTACGCCGACGATCTGGCTGGACGAGGCGTCGTGACGATCGACCACGGCGTCCTGCGAACCACGTACCTGCCCGTCCGGCCCAGTGTCCGCACCGGCCGCCGTGTCATGTCCGGCACGCGGATCGGCGTCCTGGATCGGGTGATGCTCCACTGTCCCATGACGTGCCTGCATTGGGGTCTGCGCCGCGGTGCCCTGTACCTGAATCCGCTCAACCTCGTCCAGCGTCAGGTGCGTCTCCTGCCTCTCTGGCGGCAGCCCACGGCAACGGCGGCGCCTCACCCCGCCGGTTCGACGTCTCCGCAGCCGAGGATGGTGCTGCGCGACGCCGCCACGGCCACGGGCGGAGCACTGTCGGGCATGCTCCTGTCCTTCGCCCTGGCCTTCGCCTGGCGTCGAACACGCCTCCGCTTCCGACTGCACCGCCGCCGCCAGCAGCCGCCGGGCGTCATCAACCTTTCTCAGGAACGCCACCTGCGCCGCGCTCCCTGA
- a CDS encoding ribonuclease HII, protein MNGRPLRFTPRRDAGLFAYERALAHAGFSPVAGVDEAGRGACAGPMVVGAVILQGGRGKIDGLTDSKLLTPARRERLYAEITERAYAWSAIIIPCHDIDRLGLHRCNITGMRRALAALDKRPAYVISDGFAVPGLDVPGLPMIKGDQVAACVAAASIIAKVTRDRIMVDLHERYPEYGFDVHKGYVTRAHGRALELHGPCPEHRFSYVNVGRALRNNGDVVLEEETEGGLPDEDRTEGARA, encoded by the coding sequence ATGAACGGTCGTCCACTCCGCTTCACGCCGCGCCGGGACGCAGGACTGTTCGCGTACGAACGGGCTCTCGCCCACGCGGGCTTCAGTCCTGTCGCCGGCGTCGACGAGGCGGGGCGGGGCGCCTGCGCGGGGCCGATGGTCGTCGGCGCGGTGATCCTTCAGGGCGGGCGAGGGAAGATCGACGGCCTCACGGATTCCAAGCTGCTCACCCCCGCGCGCCGCGAGCGGCTGTACGCGGAGATCACCGAACGTGCCTACGCGTGGAGCGCCATCATCATCCCGTGCCATGACATCGACCGGTTGGGCCTGCACCGGTGCAACATCACCGGGATGCGGCGGGCCCTGGCCGCCCTCGACAAGCGTCCCGCGTACGTGATCAGCGACGGGTTCGCGGTGCCGGGGCTGGACGTGCCCGGCCTCCCGATGATCAAAGGCGACCAGGTCGCGGCCTGCGTCGCGGCGGCCTCCATCATCGCGAAGGTCACCAGGGACCGGATCATGGTGGACCTCCATGAGCGGTATCCCGAGTACGGCTTCGATGTTCACAAGGGTTACGTGACCCGTGCGCACGGCAGGGCGCTCGAATTGCACGGTCCGTGTCCTGAGCATCGTTTCTCCTACGTCAACGTCGGGCGTGCCTTGCGTAACAATGGAGATGTGGTTCTGGAGGAGGAGACCGAGGGGGGACTCCCCGACGAGGACCGCACGGAAGGGGCACGAGCGTGA
- a CDS encoding YraN family protein, whose protein sequence is MTAHITLGRRGEDAAVRYLTGLGWTILDRNWRCPEGELDIIAHDGRRHVVCEVKTRRSARFGDPLDAITVEKAARLRRLAWRWAAAHGVGGAPMRVDALGLIGDGDDFAIDHLKEVC, encoded by the coding sequence ATGACCGCCCACATCACTCTCGGCCGCCGCGGCGAGGACGCCGCCGTCCGGTACCTGACCGGACTCGGCTGGACGATCCTCGACCGCAACTGGCGGTGCCCTGAGGGAGAACTGGACATCATCGCCCATGACGGGCGACGGCACGTCGTGTGCGAGGTGAAGACCCGCCGGTCGGCCCGCTTCGGTGACCCCTTGGACGCGATCACCGTCGAGAAGGCCGCCCGGTTGCGGCGGCTGGCCTGGCGGTGGGCCGCCGCGCACGGCGTCGGCGGCGCGCCGATGCGGGTGGACGCGCTCGGCCTGATCGGCGACGGCGACGACTTCGCGATCGACCACCTGAAGGAGGTGTGCTAG
- the dprA gene encoding DNA-processing protein DprA produces the protein MSDERTARATLTAVAEPGDDFLNRMIDHCGPGGALEAVRTTRLPQGVSATPQEVRRLDNWRIRLIAAEPDQDMAVCARFRGRLICPGDPEWPTTLDDLGARRPYALWLRGPGDLRYSCLRSVAIVGSRAASPYGLRAAADFAAELAGGGWTVISGGALGIDAAAHRGSLAADGPTVAVLANGVDVPYPASNEGLFAEMARRSLLVSESPPGTHPHRLRFLVRNRVIAALSRGTVIVEAEARSGALNTASWAARLGRVVMAVPGPITSRSSIGCHRLLREEGATLVTRPEEIVEAVGRIGADLAPPPATPVLPRDRLEPVTRSVLEAFPARGATGPAQLAVKAGVDLNTVNAKLGLLAAGGFIERTSSGWRLTKSGRSNSPSATQSADPPELPHTGNDHPQENR, from the coding sequence ATGAGCGACGAGCGAACCGCCCGCGCCACACTGACCGCGGTCGCGGAACCCGGCGACGACTTCCTCAACCGCATGATCGACCACTGCGGGCCCGGGGGCGCGCTGGAGGCCGTCCGGACCACCCGGCTCCCCCAGGGCGTGTCAGCCACCCCTCAGGAGGTCCGGCGCCTGGACAACTGGCGGATCCGGCTCATCGCGGCGGAGCCCGACCAGGACATGGCCGTCTGCGCCCGGTTCCGCGGCCGCCTCATCTGCCCGGGAGACCCCGAATGGCCGACGACCCTCGACGATCTCGGCGCCCGCCGCCCGTACGCCCTGTGGCTGCGCGGCCCCGGCGACCTGCGGTACAGCTGCCTGCGTTCGGTCGCCATCGTCGGTTCCCGCGCCGCGTCCCCCTACGGACTGCGCGCCGCCGCCGACTTCGCCGCCGAACTCGCCGGCGGAGGCTGGACGGTGATCTCCGGCGGCGCCCTCGGCATCGACGCGGCGGCCCACCGCGGCTCCCTGGCCGCCGACGGCCCGACCGTCGCGGTCCTGGCGAACGGCGTGGACGTCCCCTATCCGGCGTCCAACGAGGGGCTCTTCGCCGAGATGGCGCGGCGCTCGCTCCTCGTGAGCGAGTCACCCCCGGGCACGCATCCGCACCGCCTCCGCTTCCTCGTCCGCAACAGGGTGATCGCGGCGCTCTCCCGGGGCACGGTCATCGTCGAGGCGGAGGCGCGCAGCGGCGCCCTCAACACGGCCAGCTGGGCGGCCAGGCTCGGCCGTGTGGTCATGGCGGTGCCGGGCCCGATCACCTCTCGCTCCTCCATCGGCTGCCACCGCCTCCTGCGCGAGGAGGGCGCCACCCTGGTGACCCGCCCGGAGGAGATCGTCGAGGCCGTCGGCCGCATCGGCGCCGACCTGGCCCCGCCGCCGGCCACCCCCGTGCTGCCCCGCGACCGTCTGGAACCGGTCACACGCTCCGTCCTGGAGGCGTTTCCGGCCCGCGGCGCGACCGGCCCCGCCCAGCTCGCCGTCAAGGCGGGCGTGGACCTGAACACCGTCAACGCCAAACTCGGCCTGCTCGCCGCAGGCGGGTTCATAGAGCGCACGTCCTCCGGCTGGCGCCTGACGAAGTCCGGCAGGTCGAACAGCCCGTCGGCCACGCAGTCAGCCGACCCTCCCGAGCTCCCCCACACAGGAAACGACCACCCACAGGAGAATCGATGA
- a CDS encoding YifB family Mg chelatase-like AAA ATPase, which produces MTLARTRSVSLVGVDGFVVDVEAAITSGVPGLHLVGLPDTALSEARDRVRAAIFNSGEDWPNRHVTVSLFPASMPKKGATFDLAIAIALLGAAEVVPPRSCAEMVLIGELGLDGRVRPAQGVLPAVLAAANRGFRTVVVPRANAEEAELVPGTKVVPASTLRGLLCLLRDEPPPFEEEEEDSPTPPKGFGLRQQDIPPDLDLADVRGQAEARRALEISAAGGHHLFFAGPPGCGKTMLAERLPTLMPPLEPEVALEVTAIHSVAGTLRPGQPLITQPPFYAPHHTASRASMVGGGSGRVLQPGAVSLAHRGILFLDEAPEFIAGTLDALRQPLEEGEVRISRIEGIAHFPARFTLVLAANPCPCAAAKQIDCSCAPGVRRKYASRVSGPLLDRIDLKLELSPASRAELRYDLEFAESSKVVAERVMLARERTMRRLAGTPWRSNSEVPGPELRRRFTPPQEAMHGADEALHRGTLSARGLDRILRVAWTIADLAGHDEPGPDDVGGALTLWSAGRQ; this is translated from the coding sequence ATGACGCTGGCCAGAACGCGCTCGGTCTCCCTCGTCGGTGTGGACGGGTTCGTCGTGGACGTCGAGGCGGCCATCACCAGCGGCGTCCCAGGCCTGCACCTCGTCGGCCTCCCGGACACGGCCCTGAGCGAGGCCCGCGACCGTGTCAGGGCGGCGATCTTCAATTCCGGCGAGGACTGGCCCAACCGCCATGTCACGGTCTCGCTCTTCCCGGCGAGCATGCCGAAAAAGGGCGCGACCTTTGATCTGGCCATAGCCATCGCGCTACTCGGGGCAGCGGAGGTGGTTCCTCCGCGCAGCTGCGCGGAGATGGTGCTGATCGGCGAGCTGGGCCTGGACGGGCGCGTCCGCCCCGCCCAGGGTGTGCTGCCCGCGGTGCTGGCCGCCGCGAACCGCGGGTTCCGCACGGTCGTCGTCCCGCGCGCCAACGCCGAGGAGGCCGAGCTCGTCCCGGGCACCAAGGTGGTGCCCGCGAGCACACTCCGCGGGCTGCTGTGCTTACTGCGCGACGAACCACCGCCCTTCGAGGAGGAAGAAGAGGACTCTCCGACACCGCCCAAGGGGTTCGGCCTACGGCAACAGGACATCCCGCCCGATCTGGATCTGGCAGACGTCAGAGGCCAGGCCGAGGCCCGCCGTGCTCTGGAGATCAGCGCCGCCGGAGGGCACCACCTGTTCTTCGCCGGTCCACCGGGCTGCGGGAAGACGATGCTCGCGGAGCGGCTCCCGACGCTGATGCCTCCCCTCGAACCGGAGGTCGCCCTGGAGGTCACCGCGATCCACTCCGTCGCCGGGACCCTCAGGCCGGGCCAGCCCCTGATCACGCAGCCGCCGTTCTACGCGCCGCACCACACGGCCTCCCGCGCCTCGATGGTCGGCGGCGGCTCGGGCCGCGTGCTCCAGCCGGGCGCGGTCTCCCTGGCCCACCGAGGAATCCTCTTTCTGGACGAGGCGCCTGAGTTCATCGCCGGAACACTCGACGCTCTGCGGCAGCCGCTGGAAGAGGGCGAGGTGCGGATCAGCCGCATCGAGGGCATCGCGCACTTCCCCGCCCGGTTCACCCTCGTCCTCGCGGCGAATCCGTGCCCGTGCGCCGCGGCGAAGCAGATCGACTGCTCCTGCGCCCCGGGGGTCCGCCGCAAGTACGCCAGCCGGGTGTCCGGCCCACTGCTCGACCGCATCGACCTCAAGCTGGAGCTCAGCCCGGCCAGCCGCGCCGAGCTCCGCTACGACCTGGAGTTCGCCGAGTCGAGCAAGGTGGTGGCCGAAAGGGTCATGCTGGCCCGCGAACGAACGATGAGACGCCTCGCCGGCACCCCGTGGCGGTCCAACTCCGAGGTCCCCGGGCCGGAACTGCGCCGCCGCTTCACGCCGCCTCAGGAGGCGATGCACGGCGCCGACGAAGCCCTGCACCGGGGCACGCTCAGCGCGCGCGGCCTCGACCGGATCCTGCGGGTGGCCTGGACCATCGCCGACCTGGCGGGCCACGACGAGCCCGGGCCGGACGACGTCGGCGGCGCCCTCACCCTCTGGTCCGCGGGGCGCCAATGA
- the rpsP gene encoding 30S ribosomal protein S16, with protein sequence MAVKIKLKRLGKIRNPQYRIVVADARTKRDGRAIEEIGLYQPKQEPSLIKIDSERAQYWLGVGAQPTEPVLNLLKITGDWQKFKGEPGAEGTLKVAEPKADKKAAFEAAVKESLGDDEAAGTATRGKKKAEPKKPEAKATETDEAKSEG encoded by the coding sequence GTGGCAGTCAAGATCAAGCTCAAGCGTCTGGGGAAGATCCGGAACCCGCAGTACCGGATCGTCGTCGCCGACGCCCGCACCAAGCGGGACGGGCGGGCCATCGAGGAGATCGGGCTCTACCAGCCCAAGCAGGAGCCCTCGCTCATCAAGATCGACTCTGAGCGTGCGCAGTACTGGCTGGGTGTCGGCGCGCAGCCGACCGAGCCCGTGCTCAACCTGCTGAAGATCACCGGCGACTGGCAGAAGTTCAAGGGCGAGCCGGGCGCCGAGGGCACCCTCAAGGTCGCCGAGCCGAAGGCCGACAAGAAGGCCGCGTTCGAGGCCGCCGTCAAGGAGTCGCTGGGCGACGACGAGGCCGCCGGCACCGCGACCCGCGGCAAGAAGAAGGCCGAGCCGAAGAAGCCCGAGGCGAAGGCCACCGAGACCGACGAAGCCAAGAGCGAGGGCTGA
- the rplS gene encoding 50S ribosomal protein L19: MHTLIQEIEKAAMRADVPDFRPGDTLKVHVRVTEGNRSRIQVFQGVVIRRQGGGARETFTVRKVSYSVGVERTFPLNSPSIDKIEVVTRGDVRRAKLYYLRNLRGKAARIKEKREH; encoded by the coding sequence ATGCACACCCTGATCCAGGAGATCGAGAAGGCCGCGATGCGCGCCGACGTCCCGGACTTCCGTCCGGGCGACACGCTGAAGGTGCACGTGCGCGTCACCGAGGGCAACCGAAGCCGTATCCAGGTGTTCCAGGGCGTGGTGATCCGGCGTCAGGGCGGCGGCGCCCGCGAGACCTTCACCGTCCGGAAGGTCAGCTACAGCGTCGGCGTCGAGCGGACGTTCCCCCTGAACAGCCCCTCCATCGACAAGATCGAGGTCGTCACCCGCGGCGACGTCCGCCGCGCCAAGCTCTACTACCTGCGCAACCTGCGCGGCAAGGCCGCGCGCATCAAGGAGAAGCGCGAGCACTGA
- the rpsB gene encoding 30S ribosomal protein S2 has translation MAPVVTMRQLLESGVHFGHQTRRWNPKMKRFILTERNGIYIIDLQQSLSYIDRAFEFVKATVAHGGTILFVGTKKQAQESIAEQATRVGMPYVNQRWLGGMLTNFSTVHKRLTRLKELEEINYDDVAGSGMTKKELLGLRREKDKLERTLGGIRDMAKVPSAIWIVDTKKEHIAVNEAKKLGIPVVAILDTNCDPDEVDYPVPGNDDAIRSVSLLTRVVADSVADGLIARAGAASGGDEKPAEGTAAAGSEPLAEWERNLLKPGEADGAAEAPAETEAAAAEAPAEAPAEAPAEAPEAPEAAAAPEAAPAEEAPKAAEAEQA, from the coding sequence ATGGCACCCGTCGTCACCATGCGGCAGCTCCTCGAGAGCGGCGTCCACTTCGGCCACCAGACCCGCCGGTGGAACCCGAAGATGAAGCGCTTCATCCTCACCGAGCGCAACGGCATCTACATCATCGACCTGCAGCAGTCGCTGTCCTACATCGACCGCGCGTTCGAGTTCGTCAAGGCCACGGTCGCCCACGGCGGGACGATCCTGTTCGTCGGCACCAAGAAGCAGGCCCAGGAGTCCATCGCCGAGCAGGCGACCCGGGTCGGCATGCCCTACGTCAACCAGCGCTGGCTGGGCGGCATGCTCACGAACTTCTCCACCGTCCACAAGCGGCTCACCCGGCTCAAGGAGCTGGAGGAGATCAACTACGACGACGTGGCCGGCTCCGGCATGACCAAGAAGGAGCTCCTCGGCCTGCGCCGCGAGAAGGACAAGCTGGAGCGCACCCTCGGCGGTATCCGCGACATGGCGAAGGTTCCGAGCGCCATCTGGATCGTGGACACCAAGAAGGAGCACATCGCGGTCAACGAGGCCAAGAAGCTCGGCATCCCGGTCGTGGCCATCCTCGACACCAACTGCGACCCCGACGAGGTCGACTACCCGGTTCCGGGCAACGACGACGCCATCCGCAGCGTCAGCCTGCTGACCCGCGTCGTGGCCGACTCCGTCGCGGACGGCCTCATCGCCCGCGCGGGTGCCGCGTCCGGTGGCGACGAGAAGCCCGCCGAGGGCACCGCGGCCGCCGGCAGCGAGCCTCTTGCCGAGTGGGAGCGCAACCTGCTGAAGCCCGGCGAGGCCGACGGCGCCGCCGAGGCCCCGGCCGAGACCGAGGCCGCCGCTGCCGAGGCTCCCGCCGAGGCGCCGGCCGAAGCTCCGGCGGAGGCCCCCGAGGCCCCCGAGGCTGCTGCGGCCCCCGAGGCCGCCCCGGCCGAAGAGGCTCCGAAGGCCGCCGAGGCCGAGCAGGCTTGA
- a CDS encoding RNA-binding protein, translating to MLEEALEHLVRGIVENPDDVRVRARRIRGGRVLEVRVHPEDLGKVIGRSGRTAKALRTVISALSGGRYVRVDLLDVNEVR from the coding sequence GTGCTCGAAGAAGCGCTCGAGCACCTGGTCCGCGGGATCGTCGAGAATCCGGACGACGTCCGGGTTCGCGCCCGCAGGATCAGGGGCGGCCGGGTCCTGGAGGTGCGCGTGCACCCCGAGGACCTCGGGAAGGTCATCGGCCGAAGCGGTCGCACCGCCAAGGCCCTGCGCACGGTGATCAGCGCTCTCTCCGGAGGCCGCTACGTGCGTGTCGACCTGCTCGACGTCAACGAGGTCCGCTGA
- a CDS encoding DUF2469 domain-containing protein, with amino-acid sequence MSAEDLEKYETEMELQLYREYRDVLGLFSYVVETERRFYLTNSVDLQVRSVDNGEVFFEVTMQDAWVWDMYRPARFVKNVRVVTFKDVNVEELAKSEFELPAEQ; translated from the coding sequence GTGAGCGCGGAGGATCTCGAGAAGTACGAGACCGAGATGGAGTTGCAGCTCTACCGCGAGTACCGCGACGTCCTCGGGCTGTTCAGCTACGTCGTCGAGACCGAGCGCCGGTTCTACCTCACGAACTCGGTCGACCTCCAGGTACGCAGCGTCGACAACGGCGAGGTCTTCTTCGAGGTCACCATGCAGGACGCGTGGGTCTGGGACATGTACCGTCCGGCCCGCTTCGTCAAGAACGTTCGGGTCGTCACCTTCAAGGACGTCAACGTCGAGGAGTTGGCGAAGAGCGAGTTCGAACTCCCCGCCGAGCAATAG